The following coding sequences lie in one Nitratireductor mangrovi genomic window:
- a CDS encoding LysR family transcriptional regulator, which translates to MTELDWNLIRSFATVAETGSLSAAARTLSSSQPTLGRHIAELERRLGVTLFRRGRGGYALTDKGEALLGRALAMREHAAGFSRLALGAVEHVSGTVRIAASEVMSAYALPAILADLAAEEPGIEVEIVASNQVENLLRRDADIAVRMVEPTQLDLVARKVADIPLVACAAVSYLDRRGRLSGQEDLPAHDLVGFDRDDSIIDGFAQFGLDVDRHAFRFRTDNQIVYWQAILAGNGIGFFQEPLVANEPLVEALLPDLRLPALPMWLAMHRDVRTSARVRRTADFLHERLTRYVAG; encoded by the coding sequence ATGACCGAACTGGACTGGAACCTGATCCGATCCTTTGCGACGGTGGCAGAGACCGGCAGCCTGTCAGCAGCAGCACGCACGCTGTCATCCAGCCAGCCGACGCTGGGCCGGCACATTGCCGAACTGGAGCGCCGGCTCGGCGTCACGCTGTTCCGGCGCGGCCGTGGAGGCTACGCACTCACCGACAAGGGTGAAGCGCTGCTCGGGCGAGCGCTAGCCATGCGCGAGCACGCAGCCGGCTTCTCGCGGCTCGCGCTTGGCGCTGTGGAACACGTGTCCGGCACGGTTCGCATTGCTGCCAGCGAGGTGATGTCGGCCTACGCCCTGCCCGCGATCCTGGCCGATCTTGCAGCGGAGGAACCGGGCATCGAGGTCGAGATCGTCGCCTCTAACCAGGTCGAAAACCTGCTGCGGCGTGACGCCGATATCGCGGTTCGCATGGTCGAGCCGACGCAGCTTGACCTGGTCGCGCGCAAGGTCGCAGACATCCCGCTGGTCGCCTGTGCGGCCGTCTCCTATCTCGACCGTCGCGGTCGACTGTCTGGGCAGGAAGATCTTCCCGCCCATGACCTCGTCGGCTTCGACCGCGACGACAGCATCATCGACGGCTTCGCGCAGTTCGGGCTCGACGTCGACCGCCACGCCTTCCGGTTTCGCACCGACAACCAGATCGTCTATTGGCAGGCGATCCTCGCCGGCAACGGCATCGGCTTCTTCCAGGAACCGCTGGTCGCGAACGAACCCCTGGTGGAGGCCCTGCTTCCCGATCTGCGGCTGCCGGCATTGCCGATGTGGCTCGCCATGCACCGCGACGTCAGGACCAGCGCGCGCGTCAGACGCACCGCGGATTTCCTCCATGAACGCCTGACGCGCTACGTCGCCGGCTGA